The Gimibacter soli genome includes a region encoding these proteins:
- a CDS encoding threonine ammonia-lyase yields MTLAISYEDIVAAAGRIKGIAVRTPLIENLALNERLGGRVFIKPECLQHAGAFKFRGAYNRISQLTDEEKKRGVVAFSSGNHAQGVALAARMLGVKATIVMPKDAPEIKVRNTKGYGAIVRLFDRYSESREAIAAEISEKEGAIVVPSFNDPYIMAGQGTIGLEIAEDLKAIGVTPDQILTGCGGGGLASGLYTVLGREFPGAARYVVEPATYDDTKRSLESGTRQQADITVKSICDALLSDSPGPLTFAVLQAFGVKGLTVSDREAADAVAYASEILKLTTEPGGVVSLAALLEGRVEAKGQTSVIVLSGGNIDPKLLAACLAGTAV; encoded by the coding sequence ATGACACTCGCGATCAGCTACGAGGATATTGTTGCCGCTGCCGGCCGCATCAAGGGGATTGCCGTTCGCACCCCGCTTATCGAAAACCTTGCCCTCAATGAACGCCTTGGCGGGCGCGTCTTCATCAAGCCCGAATGCCTGCAGCACGCCGGTGCCTTCAAGTTCCGGGGAGCCTATAACCGCATCTCGCAGCTGACGGACGAGGAAAAGAAGCGCGGCGTTGTGGCTTTCTCGAGCGGCAACCACGCGCAGGGCGTGGCGCTCGCTGCCCGCATGCTGGGCGTGAAGGCGACCATCGTGATGCCGAAGGACGCCCCCGAGATCAAGGTTCGCAATACCAAAGGATATGGCGCGATTGTCAGGCTGTTTGACCGCTACAGCGAAAGCCGCGAAGCGATTGCTGCCGAGATCAGCGAAAAGGAAGGCGCCATCGTCGTGCCATCCTTCAACGACCCTTATATCATGGCCGGGCAGGGCACCATCGGGCTTGAGATCGCAGAAGACCTGAAGGCGATTGGCGTAACCCCCGACCAAATCCTCACCGGCTGCGGTGGCGGTGGCCTCGCTTCGGGGCTTTATACCGTGCTCGGGCGCGAATTTCCGGGTGCTGCCCGGTATGTGGTGGAACCCGCGACCTATGACGACACCAAGCGTTCGCTGGAAAGCGGTACGCGCCAGCAGGCGGATATCACGGTAAAGTCGATCTGCGACGCGCTTCTCTCGGATTCGCCTGGGCCGCTGACCTTTGCCGTGCTTCAAGCCTTTGGCGTGAAGGGCCTGACCGTATCGGACCGCGAGGCAGCTGATGCCGTGGCCTATGCCTCTGAAATCCTGAAACTGACGACCGAACCGGGGGGTGTTGTCTCGCTCGCGGCACTCCTTGAAGGCCGTGTTGAAGCGAAGGGGCAGACCAGCGTGATCGTGCTTTCGGGCGGCAATATCGACCCCAAACTTCTCGCGGCTTGCCTCGCCGGCACTGCGGTTTGA
- a CDS encoding aspartate aminotransferase family protein yields MTSSNPLRNDELQAYWMPFTPNKAFKAKPRLLESAAGLYFTTDDGRQVIDGSSGLWCSALGHGHPKVTEAIREQAGKLDYSTAFGFGHRPAFELANVVADVMPGSLDHVFFTNSGSESVDTALKIAIAYHRLKGDASRTRLIGRFNGYHGVGFGGISVGGMVNNRKFFGSLLPGVDHMPFPYDPATMAFTNGQPETGAAYADELENLVKLHDASTIAAVIVEPVVGSAGVFIPPIGYLERLREITAKHGILLIFDEVITAFGRLGYASAAERFKVEPDIITTAKAINNGTVPMGAVIVQKRIYDTFMDETKGGVELFHGYTYSAHPLAVAAALATQKVFKEEGVYENVQTLEPHFGAAAHGLKTAKHVTDIRNLGFMSAFTVAQRDGVLGARANDVFLKAFEMGLKVRLSGDHIAIAPPLVSDKAHIDRIFNLFAETLAAVD; encoded by the coding sequence ATGACCTCCTCCAATCCGCTTCGGAACGATGAACTGCAGGCCTACTGGATGCCGTTCACGCCCAACAAGGCCTTCAAGGCCAAACCGCGCCTCCTGGAAAGCGCTGCGGGCCTCTATTTCACCACGGACGATGGCCGTCAGGTGATTGACGGCTCCTCAGGCCTCTGGTGTTCAGCGCTGGGGCACGGCCATCCGAAAGTGACCGAAGCGATCCGCGAACAGGCCGGCAAGCTGGACTATTCCACCGCCTTCGGCTTCGGCCACCGCCCGGCGTTCGAGCTCGCCAATGTGGTGGCGGACGTGATGCCCGGCTCGCTTGACCATGTCTTCTTCACGAACTCGGGCTCGGAATCGGTGGATACCGCGCTCAAGATCGCCATCGCCTACCACCGCCTCAAGGGAGACGCATCGCGGACCCGCCTGATCGGTCGCTTCAACGGTTATCACGGCGTGGGCTTTGGCGGCATCTCGGTTGGCGGCATGGTCAATAACCGCAAATTCTTCGGCTCGCTGCTGCCGGGTGTGGACCACATGCCTTTCCCCTATGACCCGGCGACCATGGCCTTCACGAACGGCCAGCCGGAAACGGGTGCCGCTTACGCCGACGAGCTTGAAAATCTGGTGAAGCTGCATGATGCCTCCACCATCGCTGCGGTGATCGTCGAGCCTGTTGTGGGTTCGGCTGGTGTGTTCATCCCGCCCATCGGCTATCTGGAGCGCCTGCGCGAAATTACCGCAAAGCACGGCATCCTCCTGATTTTCGACGAGGTGATCACGGCCTTCGGGCGTCTGGGTTATGCCAGTGCTGCCGAGCGCTTCAAGGTGGAACCCGATATCATCACGACCGCCAAAGCCATCAACAACGGCACCGTGCCGATGGGCGCTGTGATCGTGCAGAAGCGCATCTACGATACCTTCATGGATGAAACGAAGGGCGGGGTTGAGCTGTTCCACGGCTATACCTATTCGGCGCACCCGCTGGCCGTGGCCGCGGCGCTTGCCACCCAGAAGGTCTTCAAGGAAGAGGGCGTTTACGAGAATGTCCAGACCCTTGAGCCGCATTTCGGCGCGGCGGCCCATGGCCTTAAAACGGCAAAGCATGTGACCGATATCCGCAACCTCGGCTTCATGAGTGCCTTCACCGTGGCGCAGCGCGACGGCGTCTTGGGTGCACGGGCGAACGATGTGTTCCTGAAGGCGTTTGAAATGGGCCTGAAAGTACGGCTGTCGGGCGATCATATTGCCATCGCTCCGCCGCTTGTTTCCGACAAGGCGCATATCGACCGTATCTTCAACCTGTTCGCCGAAACGCTTGCAGCGGTCGACTGA
- a CDS encoding TRAP transporter large permease codes for MEEYLALLMFAALVPLLFTGFPVAFVLGGVGLAFWGIAVAMGLENGQSFFLVVARIFGGVVDKPLLVAVPMFIFMGQMLEKSGVARDLLSMLQRLTRRVPGGLALSVTLLGTILAATTGIIGASVVMMTLLALPVMLEHGYNRPLATGTIAASGTLGILLPPSIMLVVMADLLSISAGGLFMAAVGPGLLLATLYALYILVRTWLNPSLAPSLWDGEAAPITFAEVVRSLLPPLGLMLAVLGAIFAGFATPTEASGIGAFGALLLALFKGRLSFPTLREVVEETALTSAMLFGLFVGATAFSYVFALLEGHHLILSALEATGAGPWHLIVVLMLAVFFLGFFFDWIEITLIILPVFAPVIAGLDFGTHVPVGLVSIWFAILMAVNLQTSFLTPPFGFALFYLKGAAPADVALTDIYRGILPFVLLQILGLAAIILWPEIALWLVPAR; via the coding sequence ATGGAAGAATATCTCGCCCTCCTGATGTTCGCGGCCCTTGTGCCCCTGTTGTTCACCGGATTTCCGGTGGCCTTCGTGCTCGGCGGCGTTGGCCTCGCCTTCTGGGGCATTGCCGTGGCGATGGGGCTGGAGAACGGCCAGAGCTTCTTTCTTGTCGTCGCCCGCATCTTTGGCGGCGTGGTCGACAAGCCGCTTCTTGTCGCCGTCCCCATGTTCATCTTCATGGGGCAGATGCTGGAGAAAAGCGGTGTCGCACGCGACCTTCTGAGCATGCTGCAGCGCCTCACCCGCCGCGTTCCCGGCGGGCTTGCGCTTTCGGTCACGCTTCTGGGCACCATCCTCGCCGCCACCACTGGCATCATCGGGGCAAGCGTGGTGATGATGACGCTGCTGGCCCTGCCGGTGATGCTGGAACATGGCTACAACAGGCCGCTTGCCACTGGCACGATTGCCGCTTCCGGCACGCTCGGCATCCTGTTGCCACCCTCGATCATGCTTGTGGTGATGGCGGACCTGCTGTCGATCTCCGCTGGCGGCCTCTTCATGGCGGCGGTCGGGCCCGGCCTGCTGCTGGCCACCCTTTACGCGCTTTATATTCTGGTGCGCACATGGCTGAACCCGTCGCTCGCGCCATCACTGTGGGATGGGGAAGCCGCCCCCATCACCTTTGCCGAAGTTGTCCGCAGCCTGTTGCCGCCGCTCGGCCTGATGCTTGCCGTTCTTGGCGCCATCTTCGCCGGATTTGCGACCCCCACGGAGGCCAGCGGCATCGGGGCATTCGGCGCCCTGCTCCTGGCCCTTTTCAAAGGCCGCCTGTCATTCCCGACACTCCGGGAAGTGGTGGAAGAAACCGCCCTCACCTCCGCCATGCTCTTCGGGCTTTTCGTCGGCGCGACCGCCTTTTCCTATGTCTTCGCACTTCTTGAAGGGCATCATCTGATCCTGTCGGCGCTTGAAGCCACAGGGGCCGGACCCTGGCATCTGATTGTGGTGCTGATGCTCGCCGTCTTCTTCCTCGGCTTCTTTTTCGACTGGATCGAGATCACCCTGATCATCCTGCCGGTTTTCGCACCCGTCATCGCGGGGCTCGATTTCGGCACCCATGTGCCGGTCGGGCTCGTGTCCATCTGGTTTGCCATCCTGATGGCGGTGAACCTGCAGACAAGCTTCCTGACCCCGCCCTTCGGCTTCGCGCTCTTCTACCTGAAGGGCGCCGCCCCTGCCGATGTGGCGCTGACCGACATCTATCGCGGCATCCTGCCCTTCGTGCTGCTGCAGATACTGGGGCTTGCCGCCATCATCCTGTGGCCGGAAATCGCCCTGTGGCTGGTGCCTGCGCGCTGA
- the hspQ gene encoding heat shock protein HspQ encodes MTTNPPITRNALFTIGQVVKHRVFPFRGVIFDVDPEFANTEEWWESIPAEIRPEKGQPFYHLLAENGEQSYEAYVSQQNLVPDDSGEPVDHPDVPDMFGEYLGDRYRIKESQRH; translated from the coding sequence ATGACAACGAATCCGCCCATCACCCGGAATGCGCTTTTCACGATCGGCCAGGTCGTGAAGCATCGCGTGTTTCCGTTCCGTGGCGTGATCTTTGATGTGGACCCGGAATTCGCCAATACGGAAGAATGGTGGGAATCGATCCCGGCCGAAATCCGGCCCGAGAAAGGCCAGCCGTTCTATCATCTGCTCGCGGAGAATGGCGAGCAGTCGTACGAAGCCTATGTTTCGCAACAGAATCTGGTGCCGGACGACAGCGGCGAACCGGTTGATCACCCTGATGTACCCGACATGTTCGGCGAATATCTCGGGGATCGCTACCGCATCAAGGAAAGCCAGCGGCATTGA
- a CDS encoding DUF2336 domain-containing protein, with the protein MADNKTLSSADVAKLLQDPNTDNRADAAAKVAATFSSSELSEGERAIAEDIFRVMLKDAAVRVRAALSESLKENPDVPHDVAATLARDVDEVALPFIESSSVLTDEDLLAIVQSSGEGAQKAVASRATVSASVADALARTDNENVVATLVANEGAQISEATYGHVIDKFGSNEKVNAPLAQRGELPIGVAERLVTLVSEKLREHIMSHHEISASMASDLLLESREKATVSLLEGGQQAQNVLQLVDQLYKNKRLTSTLVLRALIMGDTTFFEAALARIVGIPAANAYQLVHDKGDMGLKRLFEAAKMPIQFLPVARAALEVADEMVATGGDDRERFKQLMIERVLTAVEDSWDTENLDYLIGKLHKIESPTGAVA; encoded by the coding sequence GTGGCAGATAACAAGACCTTGTCCAGCGCGGATGTCGCAAAGCTTCTGCAGGATCCCAATACCGACAACCGTGCCGACGCGGCAGCCAAGGTGGCGGCGACATTCAGTTCGTCCGAGCTTTCCGAGGGCGAGCGCGCGATTGCCGAAGATATCTTCCGCGTGATGCTGAAGGATGCTGCCGTGCGCGTGCGCGCCGCGCTTTCCGAAAGCCTCAAGGAAAACCCCGATGTGCCGCATGATGTGGCTGCGACACTCGCCCGCGATGTGGACGAGGTGGCGCTGCCTTTCATCGAAAGCTCCTCGGTGCTGACCGATGAAGACCTCCTGGCCATCGTCCAGTCCTCGGGCGAAGGCGCGCAGAAGGCGGTGGCGAGCCGTGCGACCGTGTCTGCTTCCGTAGCCGATGCGCTTGCTCGTACGGATAACGAGAATGTGGTGGCAACCCTTGTTGCCAACGAAGGCGCCCAGATTTCGGAAGCGACTTACGGCCATGTGATCGACAAGTTCGGCTCGAACGAGAAGGTCAACGCGCCGCTTGCCCAGCGCGGCGAACTGCCGATCGGGGTGGCTGAGCGTCTGGTGACGCTGGTGTCTGAAAAACTGCGCGAACATATCATGTCGCACCACGAGATTTCGGCCTCGATGGCGAGCGACCTGCTTCTGGAGAGCCGCGAGAAGGCGACTGTGTCGCTTCTGGAAGGTGGCCAGCAGGCGCAGAATGTGCTGCAGCTTGTCGACCAGCTTTACAAGAACAAGCGCCTGACCTCGACGCTCGTCCTGCGCGCGCTGATCATGGGCGACACCACCTTCTTCGAGGCGGCCCTTGCCCGTATCGTCGGCATCCCGGCAGCGAACGCCTATCAGCTGGTACATGACAAAGGCGATATGGGCCTGAAGCGCCTGTTTGAAGCGGCCAAGATGCCGATCCAGTTCCTGCCGGTCGCGCGGGCAGCCCTTGAGGTGGCGGACGAGATGGTCGCCACCGGCGGCGATGACCGCGAGCGGTTCAAGCAGCTGATGATCGAGCGCGTGCTGACCGCTGTGGAAGACAGCTGGGACACCGAGAATCTCGATTACCTGATCGGCAAGCTGCACAAGATCGAATCGCCCACCGGCGCTGTCGCCTGA
- a CDS encoding DUF4170 domain-containing protein, producing the protein MSDKQLLHLVFGGPVSDPQTLDFTDLSKLEIVGVFGSYQEAENAWRSVSQANVDDAMTRYVVVHLHKLLTPEI; encoded by the coding sequence ATGTCTGACAAGCAACTTCTTCACCTCGTCTTCGGCGGTCCGGTTTCGGACCCGCAGACGCTTGATTTCACCGATCTGAGCAAGCTTGAGATCGTCGGTGTCTTCGGCTCCTACCAGGAAGCCGAAAACGCATGGCGCAGCGTCAGCCAGGCCAATGTGGATGACGCGATGACCCGTTATGTGGTCGTGCACCTGCACAAGTTGCTGACGCCGGAAATCTGA
- a CDS encoding aa3-type cytochrome c oxidase subunit IV — translation MSMDVKEQETTYNGFIKVAVRSTVAIVAVLVLMKIFLA, via the coding sequence ATGTCGATGGACGTTAAAGAACAGGAAACCACCTACAATGGCTTCATCAAGGTGGCCGTTCGGTCGACCGTCGCGATTGTCGCGGTCCTCGTGCTGATGAAGATTTTCCTCGCCTGA
- a CDS encoding MlaC/ttg2D family ABC transporter substrate-binding protein, whose translation MLDRLSKQAFGAVCALFMLGAGIAHAQDTAVADPQGAVAFIESVADDTKAVWSDSTLSDADRTTAFRKIFRQAADIDLLAKGMLGRHYRSATPDQRSAYMVAMTDYIIGEFDKRMQQIGFKDVEIVGTTPASGKGGHLFVRTKVDRAEGAPILADWRVRKKDGGFQIVNLEVEGINLLITNREQFSARIAEIGLDGLIAELKATYSTASAAPVGN comes from the coding sequence ATGCTTGATAGACTGAGCAAACAGGCCTTCGGGGCCGTTTGCGCCCTCTTCATGCTGGGCGCGGGCATTGCCCACGCCCAGGATACCGCCGTGGCCGATCCCCAAGGGGCCGTGGCATTCATCGAATCTGTGGCTGATGACACCAAGGCCGTCTGGAGCGATTCAACGCTTTCAGACGCCGACCGCACCACTGCTTTCCGCAAGATTTTCCGGCAAGCTGCCGATATCGACCTTCTGGCAAAAGGCATGCTTGGCCGTCACTACCGGTCGGCAACGCCGGACCAGCGCTCCGCCTATATGGTTGCGATGACCGATTACATCATCGGTGAATTCGACAAGCGCATGCAGCAGATCGGCTTCAAGGATGTGGAAATCGTCGGCACCACGCCGGCTTCTGGCAAGGGCGGCCACCTGTTTGTCCGCACCAAGGTCGACCGTGCTGAAGGTGCACCGATCCTGGCTGACTGGCGCGTCCGCAAAAAGGACGGCGGCTTCCAGATCGTCAATCTCGAGGTTGAAGGCATCAACCTGCTGATCACCAACCGCGAACAATTCTCGGCGCGCATCGCCGAAATCGGGCTGGACGGCCTGATTGCCGAACTCAAGGCCACTTACAGCACGGCTTCCGCCGCGCCGGTCGGCAACTGA
- a CDS encoding alanine/glycine:cation symporter family protein gives MIIRLLAAIGALVGLSQAAFAQEAAERTFSQTVNDTISPITDFISNEIIFFKIPLSAFIDGAPDVPFLIVWLLSGGIFFTFYMGFINLRGFAQSLRIVSGRYDNPADPGEVTHFQALTAALSATVGLGNIAGVALAITLGGPGATFWMILAGLFGMTSKFVEVTLGHKYRQIDENGVVAGGPMHYLSKGLAARNWPNAGRIVAVIFAVICIGGAFGAGNMFQANQATAQLANVAADLTGGAESIFFGRPWIFGIIYAAGLALVIVGGIRGITRVTEFLVPIMAGIYVIAALFIIGANIEHLPDAFVAIFEGAFTGDGVAGGILGVMYMGLRRATFSNEAGLGTASIAHAAAKTKEPVAEGLVALLEPFVDTVVICTMTALVIIITDMHINGAGLDGIALTSAAFDSFIDGFRYVLTIAVPLFAFSTTITYYYYGERALHFLTGGNKGNTVHVYKATYLAAIVVGSAMQLTAVMDFADAMLLALGFPNLVGVFIMRREVKAMLTDYLTRLKAGEIKPFTGK, from the coding sequence ATGATCATTCGATTGCTGGCTGCTATCGGCGCCCTAGTGGGCCTGAGCCAAGCGGCTTTCGCGCAGGAAGCGGCAGAACGAACCTTTTCGCAGACCGTCAATGACACGATCTCGCCGATTACAGATTTCATCTCGAACGAGATCATCTTCTTCAAAATCCCGCTCAGCGCTTTCATCGACGGCGCACCGGACGTTCCCTTCCTCATCGTGTGGCTGCTCTCGGGCGGCATTTTCTTCACCTTCTATATGGGCTTTATCAACCTTCGCGGTTTTGCTCAGTCGCTCAGGATCGTTTCCGGGCGTTATGACAACCCGGCAGATCCCGGTGAAGTTACCCACTTCCAGGCCCTGACAGCCGCCCTTTCGGCCACCGTCGGCCTCGGCAACATCGCAGGTGTGGCACTCGCCATCACGCTTGGCGGCCCTGGCGCCACCTTCTGGATGATCCTCGCCGGCCTTTTCGGCATGACCAGCAAGTTTGTGGAAGTGACCCTTGGTCACAAATACCGTCAGATCGACGAGAATGGCGTGGTGGCCGGTGGCCCCATGCATTATCTGTCGAAAGGCCTTGCTGCCCGTAACTGGCCGAACGCCGGCCGCATCGTGGCGGTGATCTTTGCCGTGATCTGTATCGGCGGCGCCTTCGGGGCCGGCAACATGTTCCAGGCAAACCAGGCGACTGCCCAGCTTGCCAACGTGGCAGCGGACCTGACCGGTGGTGCGGAGAGCATCTTCTTCGGCCGTCCGTGGATTTTCGGCATCATCTATGCGGCGGGACTTGCGCTTGTGATCGTCGGCGGCATTCGCGGCATCACCCGCGTCACCGAGTTCCTGGTACCCATCATGGCGGGGATCTATGTGATCGCCGCCCTTTTCATTATCGGCGCCAATATCGAGCACCTGCCCGATGCCTTCGTCGCCATCTTTGAAGGCGCCTTCACCGGTGACGGCGTTGCCGGTGGTATCCTTGGCGTGATGTATATGGGTCTGCGCCGTGCGACCTTCTCGAACGAAGCGGGCCTCGGCACTGCCTCGATCGCCCACGCCGCCGCCAAGACGAAAGAGCCGGTGGCAGAAGGCCTCGTGGCCCTTCTTGAGCCCTTCGTCGATACCGTCGTCATCTGCACCATGACGGCGCTCGTGATCATCATCACCGACATGCATATCAACGGCGCCGGCCTTGACGGCATCGCGCTGACGTCGGCTGCCTTCGACAGCTTCATCGACGGCTTCCGTTATGTGCTGACGATTGCCGTGCCGCTCTTCGCCTTCTCGACGACCATCACCTATTACTATTACGGCGAACGTGCCCTGCACTTCCTGACCGGCGGCAACAAGGGCAACACTGTCCATGTCTATAAAGCCACCTATCTGGCGGCGATCGTCGTGGGTTCGGCCATGCAGCTGACCGCCGTGATGGACTTTGCAGATGCGATGCTCCTTGCCCTCGGCTTCCCGAACCTTGTGGGTGTGTTCATCATGCGCCGCGAAGTGAAGGCGATGCTGACGGACTACCTGACCCGCCTCAAAGCTGGCGAGATCAAACCGTTCACCGGAAAATGA
- a CDS encoding PGPGW domain-containing protein: MIRQKIKKTIPNNQLGRLIVGVLLVIGGILGFLPVLGFWMIPLGLVILSVDYPAVRRFRRRMEVRLLRWWHKHRPRRKKDK, from the coding sequence ATGATCCGCCAGAAGATCAAGAAGACAATTCCGAACAACCAGCTGGGACGCCTCATTGTAGGCGTCCTTCTGGTCATTGGCGGCATCCTCGGATTTCTGCCGGTTCTCGGATTCTGGATGATACCGCTTGGCCTTGTGATCCTTTCCGTGGATTATCCCGCCGTGCGCCGGTTCCGCCGGCGCATGGAAGTCAGGCTGTTGCGCTGGTGGCACAAGCATCGCCCGCGCCGAAAAAAGGATAAATAA
- a CDS encoding glycine cleavage system protein R, whose translation MSNTQGQERVSSNLLISIIGRDRVGVVSAVSSYLFEIGANLADSAYAVLGQGFEFSCVAEFATLTTPEEVQEGLAALDLLEGARIAVTSFPFNLTRDDSGTITHVIEVKGGDRPGLVARISEVLVDYDANIVRMNSRRIETEAGFDYRTRFAVNVPAARATALESALYNTAGSLRLLCVMEPVSVATVAATD comes from the coding sequence ATGAGCAACACACAAGGTCAGGAACGGGTCTCCAGTAATCTCCTTATTTCGATCATCGGGCGTGACCGGGTCGGTGTTGTTTCTGCTGTCTCGAGCTATCTTTTCGAAATCGGTGCAAACCTTGCCGACAGCGCCTATGCGGTACTGGGGCAGGGGTTCGAATTCAGCTGTGTGGCAGAATTCGCGACGCTGACGACGCCTGAAGAAGTGCAGGAAGGGCTTGCTGCCCTCGATCTGCTCGAGGGTGCCCGTATTGCGGTCACGAGCTTCCCCTTCAACCTCACCCGCGATGACAGCGGCACCATCACTCATGTGATCGAGGTTAAGGGCGGTGACCGCCCGGGGCTGGTGGCCCGGATCAGTGAAGTGCTTGTCGATTACGACGCCAATATCGTGCGGATGAACAGCCGCCGGATCGAAACCGAGGCCGGTTTCGATTACAGGACGCGATTTGCGGTGAATGTGCCGGCTGCCCGGGCAACGGCGCTTGAAAGTGCGCTTTACAATACGGCTGGCAGCTTGCGGCTTCTGTGTGTGATGGAGCCTGTATCCGTCGCGACCGTGGCCGCGACGGACTGA
- a CDS encoding c-type cytochrome has translation MLKSLLNATVATLIVATALTTGAQAAGDPAKGKMIFNRCKACHTLTAAERLKMGPSLAGVFGRKAGTSEGYKYSPAMVESEVVWSAETLDQYLADPKGFIPKNKMIFPGLKKDQDRADVIAYLEQATKE, from the coding sequence ATGCTGAAATCCCTTCTCAATGCGACTGTCGCCACCCTGATCGTCGCCACCGCGCTGACCACCGGTGCGCAAGCGGCCGGTGACCCGGCCAAGGGCAAGATGATTTTCAACCGCTGCAAGGCCTGCCACACGCTGACTGCCGCCGAGCGCCTGAAGATGGGCCCGTCGCTCGCAGGCGTTTTTGGCCGCAAGGCCGGCACGTCGGAAGGCTACAAATATTCGCCGGCAATGGTGGAATCGGAAGTCGTGTGGAGTGCTGAAACGCTCGATCAGTATCTCGCTGATCCCAAAGGCTTCATCCCGAAGAACAAGATGATCTTCCCAGGACTGAAGAAGGATCAGGACCGCGCTGACGTGATCGCGTATCTCGAACAGGCGACAAAAGAGTAA